The following proteins are encoded in a genomic region of Sulfurimonas sp. HSL3-7:
- a CDS encoding DUF3137 domain-containing protein: protein MKNRTKIYNYFTAYIEPKFYGGVTVRDRQRIGSLLFLSAFLAVFVMPFVWAGVDVYTGSFDFDEVFQRSTKIFFIGFPSLFVIWFLFLNEKNIIRTYQNKVVTPLLREWDASLVYEPMNGVSHEELLNSKFIWRDTFTLQSNNLIYIQENDSRIKLAYAVASHSIGGTGGRSYTDFEGLFTVVENSFHTDGSICILSTAAQRHFGYLGKGSLHSHHKDLKKILMDDPSFDKHYAVYTDNGTATGRILRQNVWRG from the coding sequence TTGAAAAATAGAACAAAGATCTACAACTATTTTACTGCATACATAGAACCGAAATTCTATGGCGGTGTAACTGTACGGGACCGGCAGCGAATCGGAAGCCTGCTCTTTTTATCGGCATTTCTGGCCGTGTTTGTGATGCCGTTTGTCTGGGCAGGCGTCGATGTTTACACGGGCAGTTTTGATTTTGATGAAGTATTTCAAAGATCGACAAAGATCTTCTTTATCGGGTTCCCGTCTCTTTTTGTAATCTGGTTTCTTTTTCTAAATGAAAAAAATATTATCCGCACATACCAAAACAAGGTTGTTACACCATTGCTCCGTGAGTGGGACGCCAGTCTTGTCTATGAACCAATGAACGGTGTCAGCCATGAGGAGTTGCTGAACTCCAAGTTTATATGGCGTGATACGTTTACTCTGCAAAGCAATAATCTGATCTATATACAAGAGAATGATTCCCGTATTAAACTTGCGTACGCTGTGGCATCTCATTCCATTGGCGGAACGGGTGGCCGCAGCTATACCGATTTTGAAGGTCTCTTTACCGTTGTCGAGAACAGTTTTCACACAGACGGTTCTATTTGTATTTTGTCAACTGCCGCACAACGGCATTTCGGGTATTTGGGCAAAGGTTCACTGCATAGCCATCATAAAGACCTGAAAAAGATCTTGATGGATGATCCGTCATTCGATAAACACTATGCGGTATACACGGACAATGGCACTGCTACAGGTCGAATTTTACGTCAAAATGTTTGGAGAGGTTGA
- a CDS encoding NUDIX hydrolase: MKEIVYKNAWFSVLKDGRWHYLIEKNSDNGAVILMLEDNENFIFVKNHRKAIGKTVIELPRGYGEDNESSADTAIREAYEETGYKIDKKKIVKLGTINPNSAILSSNIDIYFAHVAQNDKIKEADSEVLAVVKIRKDDIFHYIKDGKLQDSFTLSAISLYQAKNL, encoded by the coding sequence ATGAAAGAGATTGTTTATAAAAATGCGTGGTTTTCAGTTTTAAAAGATGGCAGATGGCATTACTTAATTGAAAAAAACTCAGACAATGGTGCCGTAATATTGATGTTGGAAGATAATGAAAATTTTATTTTTGTAAAAAACCATAGAAAAGCTATAGGTAAAACAGTGATTGAATTGCCTAGAGGGTATGGCGAAGACAATGAAAGCAGTGCCGATACCGCAATACGGGAAGCATATGAAGAGACAGGGTATAAAATCGATAAAAAAAAGATAGTGAAACTTGGAACTATTAATCCCAATTCTGCAATATTGTCTTCAAACATCGATATTTATTTTGCACATGTTGCACAAAACGACAAAATCAAAGAGGCGGATTCAGAAGTTTTAGCAGTAGTTAAAATACGAAAAGATGATATTTTTCATTATATAAAAGACGGCAAACTGCAAGATTCATTTACATTATCTGCCATCAGTCTATATCAGGCAAAAAATCTGTAA
- the ychF gene encoding redox-regulated ATPase YchF has product MGLAIGLVGLPNVGKSTTFNALTKAQNAEAANYPFCTIEPNKAVVPVPDKRLDELAKIVNPERIQHSTLDFVDIAGLVKGASKGEGLGNKFLSNIRETEVILQIVRCFEDENIVHTEGSIDPIRDIEIIETELILADVEALNNRIERLKKQAKADKDAKALMEFAQELAEYLADGQLARNYPEADSEMFAKLNQDLRLLTAKEIMYGANVDEDGLLEDNDFVKAVKAHAEANNCEVIKLCAKFEEELVGMSDEEAAEFLGEMGVEESGLAQIIQKGFDKLGLMSYFTAGVKEVRAWTIRKNTTAPKAAAVIHNDFEKGFIRAEVISYEDFIANGGEAGAKEAGKMRLEGKDYIVQDGDIMHFRFNV; this is encoded by the coding sequence ATGGGTTTAGCTATCGGCCTCGTCGGTCTGCCAAATGTCGGAAAATCAACTACTTTCAATGCGTTGACTAAAGCGCAAAATGCAGAGGCTGCAAACTACCCTTTCTGTACGATAGAACCAAACAAAGCGGTCGTACCGGTACCGGACAAACGTCTCGATGAACTGGCCAAGATCGTCAATCCTGAGCGTATTCAGCACTCCACACTCGACTTTGTCGACATCGCAGGTCTGGTCAAAGGCGCCAGCAAGGGCGAAGGGCTCGGTAACAAATTCCTATCCAACATCCGCGAGACAGAGGTGATCCTGCAGATCGTCCGCTGTTTTGAAGACGAGAATATCGTTCACACTGAAGGCTCCATCGACCCTATCCGCGACATCGAGATCATTGAGACGGAACTGATCCTCGCCGACGTCGAAGCGCTCAACAACCGCATCGAACGCCTTAAAAAACAGGCAAAGGCTGATAAAGACGCCAAAGCACTGATGGAGTTCGCGCAGGAGCTGGCCGAATACCTTGCCGACGGCCAACTTGCCCGTAACTATCCCGAAGCCGACAGCGAGATGTTCGCCAAACTCAACCAGGATCTCCGCCTCCTTACGGCAAAAGAGATCATGTACGGTGCCAATGTCGACGAGGACGGCCTGCTTGAAGACAATGACTTCGTCAAGGCTGTCAAAGCGCATGCCGAAGCGAACAATTGTGAAGTGATCAAGCTCTGCGCCAAGTTCGAAGAGGAACTTGTCGGCATGTCCGACGAAGAGGCGGCCGAATTCCTCGGCGAAATGGGCGTCGAAGAGTCGGGTCTTGCGCAGATCATCCAGAAAGGGTTCGACAAACTCGGCCTGATGAGCTATTTTACGGCCGGTGTCAAAGAGGTCCGCGCCTGGACGATCCGCAAAAATACCACTGCACCGAAAGCGGCAGCCGTCATCCACAACGACTTCGAGAAAGGGTTCATCCGCGCCGAGGTGATCAGCTACGAGGACTTTATCGCCAACGGCGGCGAAGCCGGTGCCAAAGAGGCCGGCAAGATGCGTCTTGAAGGTAAAGATTATATCGTCCAGGACGGCGATATCATGCACTTCCGCTTCAACGTATAA
- a CDS encoding transglutaminase-like cysteine peptidase: MKALLLFFVFLLILLLKADETDAGRPYVDDALLKRITVKYNQNAQKRFENLQKILDRVKYADDVKKLSVVNRFYNSVHYGSDMEIYGVKNYWATPWEFLGQNRGDCEDYVIAKYYALIYLGVDGKKLFFTYVRPRNSKIPHMVLTYFKTPRSEPLVLDNNSERVIPASKRTDLTPIYYFNGDTLYKARDDSIGHQIDYRSHKEWEILQDNMKRKKI, encoded by the coding sequence ATGAAAGCTTTATTATTGTTTTTTGTTTTTTTATTGATCTTATTGTTAAAAGCCGATGAAACCGATGCCGGCAGACCCTATGTCGACGATGCATTGCTAAAGCGAATAACGGTAAAATACAACCAAAATGCTCAAAAAAGATTTGAAAATTTACAGAAGATTTTAGACCGCGTCAAATATGCTGATGACGTCAAAAAGCTCTCTGTGGTGAACAGGTTTTATAACAGTGTCCACTACGGCTCCGATATGGAGATCTATGGGGTAAAAAATTACTGGGCGACGCCTTGGGAATTTTTAGGTCAAAACAGAGGCGATTGCGAGGATTATGTCATTGCTAAATATTACGCATTGATCTACCTTGGTGTCGATGGCAAGAAGCTTTTCTTCACTTATGTCAGACCCAGGAATTCTAAAATACCGCACATGGTTTTGACCTATTTTAAAACGCCGCGGAGCGAGCCCCTGGTTTTAGATAATAATAGTGAGAGGGTTATACCCGCATCAAAACGTACAGATTTGACACCGATCTACTATTTTAACGGTGATACGCTTTATAAGGCAAGGGATGATAGTATCGGTCATCAAATCGACTATCGGTCGCATAAAGAGTGGGAGATACTGCAAGACAATATGAAAAGGAAAAAAATATGA
- a CDS encoding LapD/MoxY N-terminal periplasmic domain-containing protein produces the protein MTLFKQTAAVLMLLMVAIVVTVLVLNFASASSAAEDELYQDAKNTATSLSLSLATTDGDTVMLKTMIEANFDSGRYHQIRLLDVDNNTICHQIMKPERVSTPAWFLALINIEAPIASANVFTGWKQIGILQVQSDSSRIETRLYEIFKNLMLSFGFILLFGFVALYGLFLIVLRPLGRIRQQAESIIKNEFIIQEKIPRTREFKEVVLAINQMVLRLKNVFVEANREMKRQKELAYLDPMTQMKNRKFLTEHFMDYFVKETNSYEGTVLLLELNGVDVMQIGYKAMETLFVKTAEILTHETAGFENRMLARLNETEFFLFLPGILGQDTLEMAHKISATIEQEIAALNIDTKQTYSVMGLYENSKKCTLSELLMRVDTVLAVAKFQYKNVYFNQGTSSSKILGKDAWREVVNYAIDHNTFDFKLLDVIDSKTGRRRYYALDVVLKAADGSRYSYDHFIPPTAQIGLCSRIHHKTIQMLFENPPHQLKGNTCSFKVSMNSLERQKMYEELSAFFETHMAGLPFKMVIEIPDRVAAKNLNKILQYKQLFERYDIGIALYDFIGENENFNYLEKLHPVYIKGDMNYFLSQSDQSLLTLRLLTESIGSTVIACNVPNEEAVQKLYEKGIFLIQGEGTESNLINA, from the coding sequence ATGACACTTTTTAAGCAGACGGCTGCTGTTCTTATGCTCTTGATGGTGGCTATTGTTGTCACTGTTTTAGTGCTTAACTTTGCAAGCGCCAGCAGTGCTGCAGAAGATGAGTTGTACCAGGATGCAAAAAATACGGCAACGTCGCTGAGCCTCTCTCTTGCTACCACAGATGGTGATACGGTGATGTTAAAGACGATGATCGAGGCAAATTTTGACAGCGGGCGTTACCATCAGATACGCCTGCTTGATGTTGACAACAACACCATTTGTCATCAAATTATGAAGCCGGAGCGTGTTTCGACACCGGCGTGGTTCTTGGCATTAATCAATATAGAAGCACCGATCGCCTCGGCCAACGTATTTACCGGATGGAAACAGATAGGTATACTGCAGGTACAAAGTGACAGCAGTCGCATCGAAACCCGGCTTTACGAAATATTTAAAAACCTGATGCTCTCCTTCGGGTTTATTCTTCTGTTCGGATTCGTGGCGTTATATGGTCTTTTTTTGATCGTTCTACGACCGCTTGGAAGGATTCGTCAACAAGCCGAGTCTATTATCAAAAATGAGTTCATTATTCAAGAAAAGATACCGCGCACTAGGGAGTTTAAAGAGGTGGTATTGGCGATTAACCAGATGGTGCTTCGGCTGAAAAATGTTTTTGTTGAGGCCAATAGAGAGATGAAACGACAAAAAGAGTTGGCCTATCTTGACCCGATGACACAGATGAAAAACAGAAAGTTTTTGACAGAGCATTTTATGGACTATTTTGTAAAAGAGACAAATTCGTATGAAGGTACGGTGTTGTTGTTAGAGTTGAACGGTGTCGATGTAATGCAGATAGGGTATAAAGCAATGGAGACTCTTTTTGTGAAAACGGCAGAGATCTTAACGCATGAGACGGCTGGTTTCGAAAACAGGATGCTGGCACGGCTGAATGAAACAGAGTTCTTTCTCTTTCTACCCGGTATTTTGGGGCAGGACACTTTGGAAATGGCTCATAAAATCTCTGCAACCATTGAGCAGGAGATCGCCGCTTTGAACATTGACACAAAACAGACGTACAGTGTTATGGGGCTCTATGAAAACAGTAAAAAATGCACGCTTTCAGAGCTTCTAATGCGTGTTGACACCGTTCTTGCCGTTGCGAAGTTCCAGTACAAAAATGTCTATTTCAACCAAGGGACAAGCAGTTCAAAAATTTTAGGCAAAGATGCTTGGCGGGAAGTTGTCAATTATGCCATTGATCATAATACATTTGATTTTAAATTACTGGATGTCATCGACAGTAAAACGGGACGCCGTCGCTATTATGCGCTTGACGTTGTCCTGAAGGCAGCAGATGGAAGCCGTTACAGCTATGACCACTTTATTCCGCCTACAGCACAGATAGGTCTTTGCTCACGCATTCATCACAAAACCATACAGATGCTTTTTGAGAATCCTCCGCATCAATTAAAAGGCAATACCTGTAGCTTTAAAGTGTCTATGAACAGCTTGGAGAGACAAAAGATGTACGAAGAGCTGTCTGCATTTTTTGAAACACACATGGCTGGCTTGCCGTTTAAGATGGTCATTGAAATCCCTGATAGAGTTGCCGCTAAAAACCTTAACAAAATCCTGCAGTATAAACAGCTGTTTGAACGCTACGATATAGGTATAGCATTGTATGATTTTATCGGTGAAAACGAAAACTTCAATTATCTGGAAAAACTGCACCCCGTCTATATAAAAGGCGATATGAACTACTTTTTAAGTCAAAGCGACCAATCATTATTAACACTGAGGCTTCTTACTGAGAGCATAGGCAGCACCGTCATCGCCTGCAATGTTCCCAATGAAGAGGCGGTACAAAAACTGTATGAAAAAGGGATTTTTCTGATTCAAGGTGAAGGCACTGAATCAAATCTGATAAACGCTTGA
- a CDS encoding methyltransferase domain-containing protein, which yields MSRTGMIESLIAEGVLETPSLIKAFERVDRADFVLPPFKEDAYEDCALPIWCEQTISQPYTVAFMLELLQPQPVDRIMDIGSGSGWTTALLASVCQHVDAVERHEELLAFAKGNLAKYPFNNITLHKAGRTLGLKGEHFDKILVSCSADEMPQQLLDQLSPGGTMVIPLQSSIFKVIKNLDGSLQKEEHPGFLFVPLVEDDDYSGLF from the coding sequence ATGAGCCGGACAGGTATGATCGAGTCGCTCATTGCAGAGGGGGTCTTGGAGACGCCCTCACTGATCAAAGCCTTTGAACGGGTTGACCGGGCGGATTTTGTTCTGCCACCCTTCAAAGAGGATGCCTACGAGGACTGTGCTCTGCCGATATGGTGCGAGCAGACGATATCACAGCCCTACACCGTTGCCTTTATGCTTGAACTGCTTCAGCCGCAGCCTGTCGACCGTATCATGGACATAGGATCGGGCTCGGGATGGACTACGGCCCTGTTGGCATCGGTCTGCCAACATGTTGATGCCGTCGAACGCCATGAAGAGCTCCTTGCTTTCGCGAAAGGCAATCTTGCAAAATACCCTTTCAACAACATCACCCTTCACAAAGCCGGGCGGACGCTGGGGCTCAAGGGTGAACACTTTGACAAGATACTGGTCTCTTGTTCTGCTGACGAAATGCCGCAGCAGCTGCTCGATCAGCTTTCACCGGGCGGAACGATGGTCATTCCTCTGCAGAGCAGTATATTCAAAGTCATCAAGAACCTTGACGGTTCACTGCAGAAAGAGGAGCACCCCGGCTTTCTTTTTGTCCCTTTGGTCGAGGATGATGACTACTCGGGTTTGTTCTAA
- a CDS encoding leucyl aminopeptidase, whose translation MQVILKNEPLSAISAELTVLFLTKESLETSEYKEKLSKTGFKAEQDEFCILHESALAVCGIEGYDAASLRSAAAAVITKVKTFNYSSLKVAQYFLNNVAALVEGFVMGGYSFRMYKSKPKPVALKEVIFSNDNFNSDAFDFKTLEKDFNDALIVATATNFTRELVNTTPQDLTPATMTVIAEDLASDNGLDCYILDENALEEEKMEAILAVGRASAHPPRLIHLAYKPKNAEKCVTLVGKGLTYDSGGLSLKPATSMVTMKMDKAGACAVLGMMKAVSELKLPVEVHGFIGTAENMIDGSSYKPDDVLKARNGTTIEVRNTDAEGRLVLADVLSYAQDKVKSDYLFDYATLTGACMVALGPYTTGMMGHSDQLKHDLFKATSDSGELLGTLPFNDHLKKLIKSDIADVCNIGSKPYGGAITAALFLDHFITEEMKQKWMHFDIAGPAYTESPWDVYEHGATGAGVRMTVKFLYSLIEK comes from the coding sequence ATGCAAGTCATATTGAAAAACGAACCACTATCTGCGATCAGTGCCGAACTTACAGTACTTTTTTTGACCAAAGAGAGTCTGGAGACGAGCGAATACAAAGAGAAGCTCTCCAAGACAGGTTTTAAGGCGGAACAGGATGAGTTCTGCATCCTGCATGAGAGTGCCCTGGCCGTCTGCGGTATCGAGGGGTACGACGCTGCATCCCTTCGTTCAGCTGCCGCAGCCGTCATTACAAAGGTCAAGACCTTTAACTACAGCTCACTTAAAGTGGCACAATACTTTCTTAACAACGTCGCTGCGCTGGTTGAGGGTTTTGTGATGGGTGGCTACAGCTTCAGGATGTACAAATCAAAGCCAAAGCCTGTCGCTTTGAAAGAGGTCATCTTCTCCAATGACAACTTCAACAGCGATGCATTCGATTTTAAAACGCTTGAAAAAGATTTTAACGATGCACTTATTGTTGCGACAGCAACCAACTTCACCCGTGAACTGGTCAATACGACGCCGCAGGACCTCACACCGGCCACGATGACGGTCATCGCTGAAGACCTCGCTTCCGACAACGGTCTTGACTGTTACATCCTTGATGAAAATGCGCTGGAAGAAGAGAAGATGGAGGCTATTTTGGCTGTCGGCCGCGCCTCTGCCCATCCACCGCGCCTTATCCACCTTGCCTACAAACCAAAGAACGCTGAAAAATGCGTCACGCTGGTCGGAAAAGGCCTGACCTACGACAGCGGCGGGCTGAGTCTCAAGCCTGCCACATCGATGGTGACCATGAAGATGGATAAAGCGGGTGCCTGTGCGGTTCTCGGCATGATGAAAGCGGTCAGTGAGTTAAAACTCCCTGTTGAAGTGCACGGCTTTATCGGTACCGCTGAAAACATGATCGACGGTTCGTCCTACAAACCGGACGATGTTTTGAAAGCCCGTAACGGCACCACCATTGAAGTACGCAATACCGATGCCGAAGGCCGTCTTGTCCTGGCCGACGTCCTCTCGTATGCACAGGACAAGGTGAAGTCGGACTACCTCTTTGACTATGCCACACTGACCGGTGCCTGCATGGTCGCTCTCGGGCCGTATACAACCGGCATGATGGGCCACTCCGATCAACTCAAGCATGATCTATTTAAAGCAACATCGGATTCGGGTGAGCTGCTTGGTACATTGCCCTTCAATGACCATCTCAAGAAGCTGATCAAAAGTGATATTGCCGACGTCTGCAACATCGGATCGAAGCCTTACGGCGGTGCGATTACCGCAGCACTCTTCTTGGACCATTTTATCACCGAAGAGATGAAACAGAAATGGATGCATTTCGATATAGCAGGACCTGCCTACACCGAGAGCCCTTGGGATGTCTACGAACACGGTGCGACCGGTGCGGGTGTGCGCATGACCGTGAAATTTCTGTACTCCCTGATTGAAAAGTAG
- the trpB gene encoding tryptophan synthase subunit beta has product MYIPSPSKFDPDENGHFGIFGGRYVPETLMPALLELNEEYKKIRFDKDFWAEVDYYLKDYVGRPSPLYYAHNLSEELGARIYLKREDLNHTGAHKVNNVIAQGLMAKRLGKKKVIAETGAGQHGVATATISALLGLECEIFMGAKDVKRQELNVFRMKLLGAKVHAVESGSKTLKDAMNDAIRHWVTNARDTFYIIGTVAGPHPYPMMVRDFQAIIGKEAREQILEKENRLPDHVIACIGGGSNAIGTFQHFLEDEEVECIGIEAGGHGVGTDKHGCSLLMGRPGVLHGQMSYLLQDSDGQIIEAHSISAGLDYPGIGPEHAFHKEQGNVTYDNITDEEALEAFVWLSQKEGIIPALESSHAIAYLKKMKNIDGKLIIVTLSGRGDKDMIQAKELLHFD; this is encoded by the coding sequence ATGTATATCCCTTCCCCGTCTAAATTTGATCCGGACGAAAACGGCCATTTCGGTATCTTCGGCGGACGCTATGTCCCCGAGACCCTTATGCCGGCTCTTCTGGAACTTAACGAAGAGTACAAAAAGATCCGTTTCGACAAAGATTTCTGGGCGGAGGTCGACTACTATCTGAAAGACTATGTCGGCCGCCCTTCGCCGCTCTACTATGCCCACAACCTCTCCGAAGAGCTGGGCGCCAGGATCTACCTTAAACGTGAAGACCTGAACCATACCGGTGCACATAAGGTCAACAACGTCATTGCACAGGGACTGATGGCAAAGCGTCTCGGCAAGAAAAAGGTCATCGCAGAGACAGGTGCCGGTCAACACGGTGTGGCAACGGCAACCATCTCCGCACTGCTCGGTCTAGAATGCGAGATATTCATGGGTGCCAAAGATGTCAAACGACAGGAGCTCAACGTCTTCAGGATGAAACTGCTCGGCGCCAAGGTGCATGCGGTCGAGAGCGGTTCAAAGACCCTCAAAGACGCGATGAACGACGCTATCCGCCACTGGGTCACCAATGCGCGCGACACCTTCTATATCATCGGCACGGTTGCCGGCCCGCACCCCTACCCGATGATGGTTCGCGATTTTCAGGCAATCATCGGCAAAGAGGCGCGCGAACAGATACTTGAGAAAGAGAACCGTCTGCCTGACCATGTTATCGCCTGTATCGGCGGCGGATCAAATGCGATCGGGACCTTTCAGCATTTCCTCGAAGACGAAGAGGTTGAATGCATCGGCATAGAGGCCGGCGGTCACGGTGTCGGTACCGACAAACACGGCTGTTCGCTTCTGATGGGGCGCCCGGGTGTGCTGCATGGCCAGATGTCCTATCTGCTTCAAGACAGTGACGGTCAGATCATCGAAGCACACTCCATCTCTGCAGGTCTCGACTACCCCGGTATCGGACCGGAACACGCCTTTCACAAAGAACAGGGCAATGTCACCTATGACAATATAACGGACGAGGAGGCACTTGAGGCCTTTGTATGGCTCTCGCAAAAAGAGGGGATCATCCCGGCACTTGAGAGTTCACACGCCATTGCTTACCTGAAAAAGATGAAAAACATCGACGGCAAACTCATCATTGTCACCCTCTCCGGCCGCGGCGACAAAGACATGATCCAGGCCAAAGAGCTTCTCCACTTTGACTAA
- a CDS encoding adenine phosphoribosyltransferase, translating to MQLSKEQRDIIEGAVRDIPDFPKPGIVFKDITTILNNPEAFKTLQDHLYERYRSYELDYVAGIDARGFIFGSALARDLGIGFVPIRKKGKLPYTTVSEKYVLEYGIDEVEIHIDAFTEKPNARVLLIDDLIATGGTATAASTLISKVGAECVEACFIMGLTFLEGIKKLEENTAVYSVIEVD from the coding sequence ATGCAACTGAGCAAAGAGCAGCGCGACATTATCGAAGGGGCGGTCCGTGATATCCCCGATTTTCCGAAACCGGGCATCGTTTTCAAAGATATAACGACCATTCTAAACAACCCGGAAGCTTTTAAAACCCTGCAGGACCACCTGTATGAGCGCTACCGCTCTTATGAGCTTGACTACGTCGCTGGTATCGATGCGCGCGGTTTTATTTTCGGTTCTGCACTGGCACGCGATCTGGGTATCGGGTTTGTGCCGATCCGTAAAAAAGGCAAACTCCCGTACACGACCGTCTCTGAAAAGTATGTTTTGGAGTACGGTATCGATGAAGTCGAGATCCATATTGATGCGTTTACTGAGAAACCAAATGCACGTGTACTGCTTATTGATGACCTGATTGCTACAGGCGGAACTGCTACGGCGGCATCCACACTTATCTCCAAAGTCGGCGCCGAGTGTGTCGAAGCCTGTTTTATCATGGGGCTTACCTTCCTTGAAGGCATCAAAAAACTTGAAGAAAATACCGCTGTCTACAGCGTAATAGAGGTTGATTAA
- the rpiB gene encoding ribose 5-phosphate isomerase B, whose translation MKFYVATDHAGIDLKDLTVEMLRAKGHDVEDLGPFSKERVDYPDYAVKVCESVLDDNAAHGILICGSGIGMSMSANRFHGIRAALCHDAYTASMARAHNDANVLCYGERVVGPGVAESIIDAWIAGTFEGGRHCGRVEKIEAIQG comes from the coding sequence ATGAAATTTTATGTTGCTACCGATCATGCAGGAATCGATCTAAAGGACCTAACTGTAGAGATGCTTCGCGCCAAAGGGCACGACGTTGAAGATCTCGGACCCTTCTCTAAAGAGAGAGTGGATTATCCCGACTATGCGGTCAAAGTGTGCGAAAGTGTTTTAGACGACAATGCGGCGCACGGTATCCTGATCTGCGGTTCGGGTATCGGCATGAGTATGTCGGCCAACCGATTTCACGGCATACGCGCGGCACTTTGCCATGACGCCTATACAGCTTCAATGGCACGCGCCCATAATGATGCCAACGTGCTATGCTACGGCGAACGTGTTGTCGGGCCGGGTGTTGCCGAATCGATCATCGACGCGTGGATAGCGGGTACATTTGAAGGCGGTCGCCACTGCGGTCGCGTTGAAAAGATCGAAGCCATTCAAGGATAA
- a CDS encoding site-2 protease family protein codes for MDFIDLLKIAASVLALLVAIIGHEIMHGWVAYKYGDMTAKNAGRLTINPISHIDPVGSILVPALMYFIPMLFGSDGGFLFGWAKPVPINTRTVVNSGGFNAAMQVSLAGITYNFIVAALASALLLGMSQPTMNDTLFYIFAYLFVMQLVVINVVLGVFNLLPIPQFDGAHFLMYLALKFHFNAVAEWFYKMERYGMIIVLIVLVTPIHKYVLLMPVQFVLQLLLT; via the coding sequence ATGGACTTTATTGATCTGTTAAAGATAGCTGCGTCTGTTTTAGCGCTGCTGGTTGCTATTATCGGCCATGAGATCATGCATGGCTGGGTTGCCTACAAGTACGGTGATATGACTGCAAAAAACGCCGGACGCCTTACCATTAATCCTATTTCTCATATCGATCCAGTCGGTTCTATCCTTGTTCCGGCCTTGATGTATTTCATCCCGATGTTATTCGGTTCGGACGGTGGGTTTCTCTTCGGTTGGGCAAAACCTGTGCCGATCAACACCCGAACCGTTGTCAACAGCGGCGGCTTCAACGCTGCCATGCAGGTCAGCCTAGCCGGTATCACCTACAACTTCATTGTCGCGGCCCTGGCTTCTGCCCTCTTATTGGGCATGTCGCAACCGACTATGAATGATACGCTGTTCTACATATTTGCGTATCTCTTTGTCATGCAGCTTGTTGTCATCAATGTTGTATTGGGGGTTTTCAACCTTCTGCCTATACCGCAGTTTGACGGTGCCCATTTTTTGATGTATCTTGCGCTAAAATTTCATTTTAACGCTGTTGCGGAGTGGTTTTACAAGATGGAACGATACGGCATGATCATTGTGCTGATTGTCCTGGTCACCCCGATACACAAATATGTGCTTTTAATGCCGGTACAGTTCGTATTGCAGTTATTACTTACTTAA